Proteins encoded in a region of the Nicotiana tomentosiformis chromosome 9, ASM39032v3, whole genome shotgun sequence genome:
- the LOC117277728 gene encoding disease resistance protein RUN1-like, whose translation MLLPVGVDYRVKDIDLLLQNECEDGVRIIGIHGVGGIGKTTLAKAIYNRMFRLFNSSCFLSDVRSEAEEFGLVKLQEKLLRQILKTKDIKVGSVAQGVNLIKARLGSKKVLIVLDDVDHKKQLESLTRERSWFGSGSLIIISTRDERLLWQLREKERYEVKLLNDNESMLLFSWHAFDSHFPPEDYVNLARDIIKYSGRLPLALVTLGSHLQGSSVEEWGYEFEKLRAIPHCDIQKILRISFDGLDDETQAVFLDIACAFQGLLEHKITEILNACGFHAKSAIATLVQKHLLQRSWHGLVMHDLVRDMGREIVSLESARDPGKWSRLFIPQEVRDVLQGNEGSENVEVLKVDPGTLKGVNLSTKAFEQMKNLRVLIMDELHISGDFGLFSKKLRWLSWKKCPLKCISSNFPAENLVVLDMRESDIQEFRLNLQCCRSLKKLDLSYCKQLRSTPNFNGSLSLEILDLCGCSSLTEIHPSIGNLDRLIKLDMSDCEKLTDLPSSICHLISVD comes from the exons ATGTTGCTTCCAGTTGGTGTAGATTATCGTGTCAAAGATATAGATTTGTTATTGCAAAATGAATGTGAAGATGGAGTTCGCATAATTGGTATTCACGGAGTTGGTGGCATAGGGAAAACAACTCTGGCAAAAGCTATCTACAATCGAATGTTTCGACTCTTCAATAGTAGTTGCTTCCTTTCAGATGTTAGATCAGAAGCTGAAGAATTTGGTCTTGTCAAGCTACAAGAGAAACTTCTTCGACAGATTCTCAAAACTAAAGACATCAAAGTTGGCAGTGTTGCTCAAGGCGTCAATCTAATCAAAGCAAGACTTGGGTCAAAGAAGGTTCTAATTGTTCTTGATGATGTGGACCACAAAAAACAATTAGAATCCTTAACACGAGAAAGAAGTTGGTTTGGTTCGGGTAGTTTAATAATCATTTCCACCCGAGACGAGCGATTGCTATGGCAGCTTAGAGAAAAAGAGAGATATGAGGTCAAACTATTAAATGACAATGAATCTATGTTACTTTTTAGTTGGCATGCTTTTGATAGTCATTTTCCACCAGAAGATTATGTTAATTTGGCACGAGACATAATCAAATATTCAGGTAGGCTACCATTAGCTCTTGTGACATTGGGGTCACATTTACAAGGAAGTTCTGTAGAAGAATGGGGATATGAATTCGAAAAACTAAGAGCAATTCCTCATTGTGATATCCAAAAGATTCTCAGGATAAGCTTTGATGGACTTGATGATGAAACACAAGCAGTTTTTCTTGATATTGCGTGTGCCTTCCAGGGATTACTTGAGCATAAAATTACCGAAATATTAAATGCATGTGGCTTTCATGCTAAAAGTGCAATTGCAACTTTAGTCCAAAAACACTTGCTCCAAAGATCTTGGCATGGTTTGGTGATGCATGATCTAGTACGAGATATGGGAAGAGAAATTGTTAGCTTGGAATCAGCTCGAGACCCTGGAAAATGGAGTAGATTGTTCATCCCTCAAGAAGTTCGTGATGTTCTACAAGGAAATGAA GGTTCCGAAAATGTAGAAGTACTGAAGGTAGATCCAGGGACATTAAAGGGAGTAAACTTGAGCACCAAAGCATTTGAGCAAATGAAAAACCTTAGGGTTCTTATAATGGATGAGTTACATATTAGTGGAGATTTTGGGTTGTTTTCCAAGAAGCTCAGATGGTTGTCTTGGAAAAAATGTCCTTTAAAATGTATATCATCAAATTTTCCAGCTGAGAATCTTGTAGTTCTAGATATGCGGGAGAGTGATATCCAAGAATTTCGATTGAATTTGCAG tgttgtagaagtttgaagaaGCTGGATCTCTCTTATTGCAAGCAACTCAGAAGCACTCCAAACTTCAATGGTTCACTGAGTCTTGAGATTTTGGATCTCTGTGGTTGCTCAAGTCTGACGGAGATCCATCCATCAATAGGAAATTTGGACAGACTAATTAAACTAGATATGTCTGATTGCGAAAAACTTACGGATCTTCCAAGCAGCATATGCCACCTAATATCCGTTGATTAA
- the LOC104100238 gene encoding protein RALF-like 32: MEAVIFTKILYFFTLFLTLLFIITSVTGQSPCNGTIAECNEELEILMESDISRRFLEERKKYISPGALKRDQPVCNGGGGGEPYSRSCLPPPSNPYNRGCSKYYRCRGDQ, from the coding sequence ATGGAAGCTGTAATTTTCACAAAAATCCTCTATTTCTTCACTCTTTTTCTGACGCTTTTATTTATAATCACTTCCGTAACAGGCCAATCGCCATGCAACGGTACAATAGCTGAGTGTAACGAAGAGTTGGAGATATTAATGGAGTCTGATATTAGTAGAAGATTtcttgaagaaagaaaaaagtatATATCTCCTGGAGCTTTGAAAAGAGATCAGCCGGTTTGTAACGGCGGCGGTGGCGGCGAACCGTATTCCCGAAGCTGTCTTCCGCCGCCGTCGAATCCGTATAATAGAGGTTGTTCTAAGTATTATCGTTGTAGAGGTGATCAATGA